Proteins found in one Desulfopila inferna genomic segment:
- the prfB gene encoding peptide chain release factor 2 (programmed frameshift) — MSTDTGAAVSKQRINELKGRMLALKEHLDLENRKEELERLEQQTLAPDFWNDADVAKRVQKEHGMLQDIIRTWEKKWSELEETDILLEMAVEEDDRDTENEVAENLVFLEDTIAVAELECMFSGEHDVNNAIIAIHAGAGGTEAQDWVGILMRMYLRWAENKGFKTDILDLLPGDEAGTKSVTIMVKGRHAYGYLRSEVGIHRLVRISPFDASGRRHTSFASVMVMPELDETVKVDISDKDLRIDTYRASGAGGQHVNKTDSAIRITHLPSGIVVQCQNERSQHRNKDMAMKMLAARLYEQEKLRQRAEQDGIHGDKMEIGWGSQIRSYVLQPYQLIKDHRTQYESGNVDAVLNGGLDEFIKAFLLWAR; from the exons ATGTCGACAGATACCGGAGCCGCCGTCTCGAAACAGCGAATTAACGAGTTGAAAGGAAGAATGCTTGCCCTGAAGGAGCATCTT GACTTAGAAAACAGAAAAGAAGAACTGGAACGGCTTGAGCAGCAGACTCTTGCCCCGGATTTTTGGAACGATGCGGATGTTGCGAAAAGGGTTCAGAAAGAACACGGGATGCTGCAGGATATTATCCGGACCTGGGAAAAGAAATGGTCGGAACTCGAGGAGACCGATATCCTGTTGGAAATGGCGGTCGAGGAAGATGACCGGGATACCGAAAATGAAGTTGCGGAAAACCTGGTGTTTCTGGAAGATACTATCGCTGTTGCCGAACTCGAGTGCATGTTCAGCGGAGAGCATGATGTCAATAATGCCATAATTGCCATTCATGCAGGTGCCGGCGGCACAGAGGCTCAGGACTGGGTAGGCATCCTGATGCGCATGTATCTGCGCTGGGCGGAAAATAAAGGTTTTAAAACCGATATACTTGATCTGCTGCCGGGTGATGAAGCGGGCACCAAGAGCGTGACCATCATGGTAAAAGGGCGCCACGCCTACGGCTATCTGCGTTCCGAGGTCGGGATTCATCGCCTGGTGCGCATCTCCCCCTTTGATGCCAGCGGACGCAGGCATACCTCCTTTGCCTCTGTCATGGTGATGCCCGAACTCGACGAGACCGTCAAGGTTGATATCTCAGATAAGGATCTGCGCATCGATACCTATCGCGCCAGTGGAGCAGGGGGGCAGCATGTCAACAAAACCGACTCCGCTATTCGCATTACCCATCTGCCCTCCGGTATCGTGGTACAGTGCCAGAACGAGCGCTCCCAGCACCGCAACAAGGACATGGCCATGAAAATGCTGGCGGCCAGATTGTATGAGCAGGAGAAACTGCGTCAGCGGGCGGAGCAGGATGGAATCCATGGCGATAAGATGGAGATCGGCTGGGGCAGCCAGATCCGCTCCTACGTCTTGCAGCCATATCAACTGATCAAAGACCATCGCACCCAGTATGAGAGCGGCAACGTTGATGCCGTGCTGAACGGCGGTCTCGACGAGTTTATCAAGGCCTTTCTTCTTTGGGCACGGTAA